In Schizosaccharomyces osmophilus chromosome 1, complete sequence, the genomic window ATAACTAGCCGTTATTTTACTTAAAAGCAGAGGATGTAAATTGAGCATTTTAGCAACCACGTAAGAGGGATAATACCTCTGCTTAGACTTGGAATCTTCCACAAGCATACGACCCCAAGTAGCATCCAAACCAGGGGCGGTTGATAACCAAATAGCCAACCTGTTGTTTTTACAACCAATCACCTGGGCAGGTCTGCCATAATTGTATTCGCCCAAATGAAATGCCTTAGTACCTGAAGGATATTCGACGTCAAGAGGAggagcttctttttcaataaaacgTGGATCGTCAATAGCAATTTTATCAACCACCAACTGAATTGGATAGTCGTCTAAAACATTGTCATTAAAAGCTTTCACCAGAGCCCCTTCTTGGGTGTACTGTAAGCCTTTTATAGGGCGAACTTGTAACATAAGGCGCATATCACCAAAAAGCACGCCAAAACGCTTGTTATACTCTCTTCCTTTAGACGAGACCTTCCGTTCAAAAGacttcttttcatattcGTTTAATTCTCGTTGTTCTAGTTCACCATCGGTTATTTGGTAAACGACATTTCCATCCGCAGCACTTTCAACGAGAGCTTCACGTAAATATGGCCAGTCTACGAATATTCTTCGACCAATGTACTGAGCGGCAAGCTGTTCATTTGTCAACGCTTGCCTTTGGTCGTGAACGTCAACAATCACGCTCGGGTTTTTGCTctcatttccaaaaacgtTTATGCCATGCAAGGAAAGTTCAGCTGTAATCTTCAAGGTGTGAAACGATGGGAATCCTACCATACCAAATGCACCTAAATATACTCCCGGGCATAAACCAACCAAGTACTGTTTACCATCCATAGATGGCAGTTGGTACGGTCGCTCCACACATCTTGTAATCAAGTCGGGAAACACATAGGGCAATGAAGAAGGGAAGCTCGATGTGTAATTTTCAGCTAAAGTAAATACAGTCGGAGGTCTAAACATGTTGCGTTCGCGTTCGTTGTCCGTTAAAAGATTTTCTCGAGATCGCAAAGCATCCAAAAGCCGACGCTCATCAATGAATGGGATAATAACGACAGCTTCCCAACTAGCCGTTTTGCCATTCTGATCTAAAGTAAAATTCTCGGGGTAGAAATCTTTGATAGGAGATTCAGAGTTGAACATAAGTTCTCtaaaagaaggaggaaCCAATTCGCTGCTTTTAGATGGTAATACTGCCATCAATTGCTCAAAAGGACGGAATGGTGTACCCATCTCAAAATCAGTTTTTGCCCTCAAACCCTTTAAAACATCAGATATTTTGGGAGAATAATGATAATTATAATACCAACCCCATGATTGACAACCACGGTAGTAATAGAAGAGGACCCATTGTAAGCCTTCGACGTATCTTTGAGTCATATCCCGCAAAGCATCCTCGTTAAAATAGCTGAAGTGTACCTTGTCACGGTAATAGGCATCCTTCCATTGAATGAAATCATCTTCAACGCTAGCTTCTTGTTTAAGTTGATCTTCATGTAGTAAAGGAAGCTGATCATATTTCTGCAGgactttttcaatttcttcttgttcgACTTCATCATCGCCCTCGAATGCCAAATCCTTGAAAGCAACTCTCACATTTTCGATGCCATCCACTCTGGTTAGCTTAGCACAGGAGAGATGTAATTCGTTTGCAAGATGACGGATAAAACGTTGGTCGGCGGTGGATATATTAGGTGGAAAGTCTAAATAAAGGTCACGAGAAGACAAAAATTTGCGGATAGATGcataaaattgtttctGATTCACTGTAAGAGCTTTAATATCATCACTGAAAGTTTTAAggtatttttgaaaatcaaaagattgtttttcgtttgctGGTTGCCTTTTAGACTCATAAACCTCAGAACgaaatacttctttttcaaaattttcaagTTCCAGCAATATAAGTTCCAAGCGATCCATATTAATAACGCCGTGTTCATTGATGTAACCGCCAGCAGTTGGCATCACCTTCTTATAAATGTTAAACATTAAAGCCAAAGCACCTTCATTAATATGTAGACCGGGTAaatgaggaagaaaatcatTACCAACGAAAAATGCCAATAAAATAAAGTCATCAAGAATTCGCTCGAGATCGtacttaaaagaaaaggatgaaCGACATTCctgaaattcaaattctaAATATTCTCTAAGGAGACTTAAATGtaacaaataaaatttctGATTTGCCAGCTCCGTCGAACGACGTTTACTAGCTGGGCCAAAAGTAACCTCTTCTcttagtaaacaaaagtgaGGATCGTGAGACAAGAGACCAAGCATAATTAAGTCTGCATCTAAACCATACAAGCAATGGCGTGTATTGGGATTATAATCTGGTTGAGCCTTTTGGGTACGAATATACTCCATAATTTTATGTTCACCTTCACCAGGAGTATCATGTCCAGAAAG contains:
- the exo2 gene encoding exonuclease II Exo2; translated protein: MSERYPLCSQLIENDRIPEFDNMYLDMNGILHNCTHKNDDHSSPPLPEEEMYIAIFNYIEHLFEKIKPKKLLYMAVDGCAPRAKMNQQRSRRFRTAKDAHDARLKAEKNGEEIPEARFDSNCITPGTTFMERVSRQLYYFIHKKITNDSNWSNIQVILSGHDTPGEGEHKIMEYIRTQKAQPDYNPNTRHCLYGLDADLIMLGLLSHDPHFCLLREEVTFGPASKRRSTELANQKFYLLHLSLLREYLEFEFQECRSSFSFKYDLERILDDFILLAFFVGNDFLPHLPGLHINEGALALMFNIYKKVMPTAGGYINEHGVINMDRLELILLELENFEKEVFRSEVYESKRQPANEKQSFDFQKYLKTFSDDIKALTVNQKQFYASIRKFLSSRDLYLDFPPNISTADQRFIRHLANELHLSCAKLTRVDGIENVRVAFKDLAFEGDDEVEQEEIEKVLQKYDQLPLLHEDQLKQEASVEDDFIQWKDAYYRDKVHFSYFNEDALRDMTQRYVEGLQWVLFYYYRGCQSWGWYYNYHYSPKISDVLKGLRAKTDFEMGTPFRPFEQLMAVLPSKSSELVPPSFRELMFNSESPIKDFYPENFTLDQNGKTASWEAVVIIPFIDERRLLDALRSRENLLTDNERERNMFRPPTVFTLAENYTSSFPSSLPYVFPDLITRCVERPYQLPSMDGKQYLVGLCPGVYLGAFGMVGFPSFHTLKITAELSLHGINVFGNESKNPSVIVDVHDQRQALTNEQLAAQYIGRRIFVDWPYLREALVESAADGNVVYQITDGELEQRELNEYEKKSFERKVSSKGREYNKRFGVLFGDMRLMLQVRPIKGLQYTQEGALVKAFNDNVLDDYPIQLVVDKIAIDDPRFIEKEAPPLDVEYPSGTKAFHLGEYNYGRPAQVIGCKNNRLAIWLSTAPGLDATWGRMLVEDSKSKQRYYPSYVVAKMLNLHPLLLSKITASYLITVGNKRENIGLNLKFDARNQKVLGYSRKSGTGWEFSDKAVLLIREYMDTFPQLFHILTTHATKENVNANDLFPKEEGGKLTAVKTWMKEKEINSLYRVALDEDALDTESIQMVEEKAASVDSTYQVPRKVFGVPRYALLKPCQTKSLLHSQTFSLGDRVVYVQDSGKVPIAAYGTVVSIASHQLDVVFDLPFMSGTTLDGKCSPYRGMQVEPSMILNVTEPQFVVTTRAGSARKNKSVSNTTPSHPKSTPSSRLVTEHSSAYPPPPPPPSSAWAKNTESRSSNGQSLHSVPSLPFDYSTNKSNKKPTQANYHRHSNAYSPNQRGRGGKRGGRANRPDSETHEVTKKLNNVQI